A window from Leptidea sinapis chromosome 11, ilLepSina1.1, whole genome shotgun sequence encodes these proteins:
- the LOC126966724 gene encoding ammonium transporter Rh type B-B produces the protein MFPKLIRMKYMPLFLFQIVLMMLFFVFTTYGGDTNHDQRGYEDTHVMIFIGFGFLMTFLKKYCYSALGFNWFLAALVVQWALLNQSFYSMKNNTIEITKKHLLEADIMSATVLITFGALLGYASGLQLLFIAIIETVVGCFNFWLVEHIFKAADVGGSIAIHAFGAYFGLGASLALNFKKKTVPSEGAPTVNLNGASYVSDVTAMIGSIFLWIYWPSFNSALTNSNMAYQRAVINTYLSLAAATVTTFAWSAAFCKEKGKFDMVHIQNSTLAGGVAVGSVCNMFIGPGGAIAIGIGSGIISVLGYTYVTPALEKIGIRDTCGVNNLHGMPAVFSGILSAGVAASATLQVYGTDLHGIFEAIAADGSGRTAGEQGLYQFLALVSTIVVSSVGGVITGFIVRAPFFGQLKQNEEYDDEPNWELPGAH, from the exons GCTATGAAGACACTCACGTCATGATCTTCATCGGCTTCGGTTTCTTAATGACCTTCCTGAAGAAGTACTGCTACAGCGCGTTGGGATTCAACTGGTTCCTGGCCGCGCTTGTGGTGCAATGGGCACTCCTCAATCAGTCCTTCTATTCCATGAAGAACAATACTATTGAGATAACAAAGAAGCACTTGCTTG aggCGGACATAATGTCTGCAACAGTTTTAATTACTTTCGGCGCATTGCTCGGATACGCGAGCGGTCTACAGCTGCTCTTCATCGCAATCATTGAAACAGTCGTTGGTTGCTTCAATTTCTGGCTTGTCGAACATATATTTAAG GCTGCTGATGTTGGTGGTTCGATAGCTATCCACGCGTTTGGTGCATACTTTGGTCTGGGTGCTAGTCTGGCACTCAATTTTAAGAAGAAAACTGTTCCGAGCGAAGGTGCACCGACCGTTAATTTGAATGGAGCAAGTTACGTCTCTGACGTCACTGCGATGAttg GCTCCATTTTCCTGTGGATCTACTGGCCATCATTTAATTCTGCGCTCACGAATTCCAACATGGCGTATCAAAGGGCTGTCATCAACACTTACCTTTCTTTGGCTGCAGCTACT GTTACCACGTTCGCGTGGTCGGCAGCATTTTGCAAAGAAAAAGGGAAGTTTGACATGGTGCATATTCAGAACTCGACATTGGCGGGTGGAGTGGCCGTGGGTTCTGTGTGCAACATGTTCATTGGTCCTGGTGGCGCCATTGCTATTGGTATTGGCTCCGGCATTATCAGCGTGCTGGGATACACGTATGTTACG CCAGCCTTAGAAAAGATTGGAATCAGAGATACGTGTGGAGTGAACAATCTTCACGGTATGCCCGCAGTTTTCTCGGGAATATTAAGTGCCGGCGTTGCCGCTTCAGCAACATTGCAAGTTTACGGCACCGATTTACATGGAATCTTCGAAGCAATAGCTGCG GATGGCAGTGGTAGAACAGCAGGAGAACAAGGACTCTATCAATTCCTGGCTTTGGTTTCAACAATAGTAGTGTCAAGTGTGGGTGGTGTTATTACag GCTTTATTGTGAGAGCTCCATTCTTCGGtcaattaaaacaaaacgaagAATACGACGACGAGCCTAACTGGGAGTTACCAGGAGCGCATTAG